The window CACGGCTTTGCCTTTTTTTATCTTTTCGTTAATTTCTTTGTATGTCTTATTGACCTTGAATTTTTTCATCAATCCACGACCTTCATTGGTTAAAGTTCTGAGTTCTGAGTTCAAAGTTCAAAGTTTGAAGTCTATACATGTTTTTTTAAACCCTAAACACTGAACTCAGAACTCTGAACTCTTTTCACCCCGTATGCCCAAATCCTCCCTCACCTCTCAAGGTTTCATCCAACTTCTTCTTTAAATTCCACGTCACCCTGCAGACACGATGTATGACCATTTGCGCAATTCGATCACCCCTCGTTACTACAAATAGTTTTTTTCCGTGATTTATCATAATTATCTTAATTTCCCCGCGATAATCCATATCTATAGTACCAGGGGAATTTATCAACGTTATGCCATTTCTTATGGCAAGACCACTCCGTGGTCTGATCTGTGCTTCGTACCCCTCCGGAAGCGCAATTGCAATACCGGTTGGGATAATCTTTCTCTCTCCGGGAAGAATAAACTCTTCTTTCTCTACTGCTGCGAAAATATCCATTCCTGCTGAGCCCTCGGTCATGTAACGGGGGAGTGGAATATCTTTGCCGCT of the Syntrophales bacterium genome contains:
- the dut gene encoding dUTP diphosphatase — encoded protein: MEEIRVSIERLDSGKDIPLPRYMTEGSAGMDIFAAVEKEEFILPGERKIIPTGIAIALPEGYEAQIRPRSGLAIRNGITLINSPGTIDMDYRGEIKIIMINHGKKLFVVTRGDRIAQMVIHRVCRVTWNLKKKLDETLRGEGGFGHTG